The segment GATGCGCATCGCTTGGGCCTGCGGGGCCGACTTCCGCGAGGTCGATGCCGACCTCCCCCTGCTCACCGCCGCTGTCGCGGAGGTCGGGATCGACGCCGAGACCGCCGTCTGGGACGACCCCGACGTCGACTGGGGCTCCTACGACCTCGTGGTCGTGCGCTCGTGCTGGGACTACGTCCCGCGGCGCGAGGCGTTCCTCGCCTGGGCCGACAGCGTGCCTCGGCTGGCGAACCCGGCCGGCGTGCTGCGCTGGAACACCGACAAGACGTACCTGCGGCAGCTCGTCGAGGCCGACGTGGCCGTGGTCGAGACGGCCTGGTCCGTCCGGTCCGCCGAGGCGTTGCCCGAGGCCGACGAGTGGGTCGTGAAGCCGACCATCTCCGCCGGATCCGCCGACACGGCGCGCTGGAGCGACCCCGAGCGGGCCGTCGCCCACAGCCGCAGCCTGCTCGACGCCGGCCGGCCGACCATGGTCCAGCCGTACGTCGCCTCCGTCGACACCGAGGGCGAGACCGGTCTGCTGCTCTTCGGCCCGACGTACTCCCACGCCTTCCGCAAGGGCGCACTGCTCGTGGACGAGGGTGATCCACGCGGGCTGCCCGAGCTGAAGGAGGACATCGCGTCGAGGGACGCCTCACCCGAGCAGGTGGCCTTCGCCGAGCGCGCGGTGTCGGTGGCACGCGACCTGGTGGGCGACGACCTGCTCTACGCCCGGGTGGACGTGGTGACCGGACCCGACGGCGACCTGCGACTCATGGAGCTCGAGCTGACCGAGCCGTCGTTCTTCCTCGACCACACCCCCACCGGCGCGGCGGCGTTCGCGACCGCCCTGCAGGGTCGGCTCGG is part of the Aeromicrobium sp. Leaf245 genome and harbors:
- a CDS encoding RimK family alpha-L-glutamate ligase, producing MRIAWACGADFREVDADLPLLTAAVAEVGIDAETAVWDDPDVDWGSYDLVVVRSCWDYVPRREAFLAWADSVPRLANPAGVLRWNTDKTYLRQLVEADVAVVETAWSVRSAEALPEADEWVVKPTISAGSADTARWSDPERAVAHSRSLLDAGRPTMVQPYVASVDTEGETGLLLFGPTYSHAFRKGALLVDEGDPRGLPELKEDIASRDASPEQVAFAERAVSVARDLVGDDLLYARVDVVTGPDGDLRLMELELTEPSFFLDHTPTGAAAFATALQGRLGA